A genomic region of Raphanus sativus cultivar WK10039 chromosome 6, ASM80110v3, whole genome shotgun sequence contains the following coding sequences:
- the LOC108812029 gene encoding pectinesterase inhibitor-like — translation MNNFMKLFAIFLFIQIQIALSQPNLIQQLCKRNRYQPLCVSTLNLDPRSKTSNLQGLASISIEATTKKTNDALTYLISVLRRTGGDRAAFEKYGTCVDQDYGASVKRYLPGAMANLKAKKYSAAIANLQDVMTASGDCENQFAGSCPLPVSQRNKAVHDITDMTTDIIKTFV, via the exons ATGAATAACTTTATGAAATTATTCGCAATTTTCTTGTTCATCCAAATCCAAATAGCCTTGTCTCAACCAAATCTTATACAACAACTCTGCAAAAGAAACCGTTATCAACCCCTATGCGTCTCTACTCTCAATCTTGATCCTAGAAGCAAAACCtcaaatctccaag GGCTTGCGTCGATCTCTATCGAGGCGACGACAAAGAAAACGAACGATGCGTTAACTTATCTCATCTCCGTTTTACGGCGAACTGGAGGAGATCGCGCAGCTTTTGAGAAGTACGGAACTTGCGTTGATCAGGATTACGGCGCATCTGTTAAGAGGTATTTGCCGGGGGCGATGGCTAATCTAAAGGCTAAGAAGTACTCTGCTGCAATAGCTAACTTGCAAGACGTTATGACGGCGTCGGGTGATTGTGAGAACCAGTTCGCCGGAAGTTGTCCATTACCGGTGAGCCAACGTAACAAAGCTGTTCATGATATTACCGATATGACTACTGACATCATCAAAACTTTTGTCTAg